One window of Burkholderia cepacia GG4 genomic DNA carries:
- a CDS encoding crotonase/enoyl-CoA hydratase family protein, whose product MQLQSHPACRPFYEAGELTQLTAFYEEGRNVMWMMLRSEPRPCFNQQLVTDIIHLARVARDSGLQFDFWVTGSLVPELFNVGGDLSFFVDAIRSGRRDQLMAYARSCIDGVYEIYTGFGTGAISIAMVEGSALGGGFEAALAHHYMLAQKGVKLGFPEIAFNLFPGMGGYSLVARKADRGLAESLISSGEAHAAEWYEDRGLIDQTFDAGDAYLATRTFIDVMKPKLNGIRAMLRARDRVFQLTRSELMDITEEWVHAAFTIEPKDLAYMERLVMLQNRRVSKLRTV is encoded by the coding sequence ATGCAACTCCAATCCCATCCGGCGTGCCGCCCGTTTTATGAAGCAGGCGAACTCACCCAACTGACCGCGTTCTACGAAGAAGGCCGCAACGTCATGTGGATGATGCTGCGATCGGAGCCGCGGCCGTGCTTCAACCAGCAACTCGTCACCGACATCATCCATCTCGCGCGCGTCGCGCGCGACTCGGGCCTGCAGTTCGACTTCTGGGTGACGGGCTCGCTCGTTCCCGAGCTGTTCAACGTCGGCGGCGACCTGAGCTTCTTCGTCGACGCGATCCGCAGCGGCCGGCGCGACCAGCTGATGGCCTATGCGCGCTCGTGCATCGACGGCGTCTACGAGATCTACACGGGCTTCGGCACCGGTGCGATCTCGATCGCGATGGTCGAGGGCAGCGCGCTGGGCGGCGGCTTCGAGGCCGCGCTCGCGCACCACTACATGCTCGCGCAGAAGGGCGTGAAGCTCGGTTTTCCCGAGATCGCGTTCAACCTGTTCCCGGGCATGGGCGGCTATTCGCTGGTCGCGCGCAAGGCGGACCGCGGGCTCGCGGAATCGCTGATCTCGTCCGGCGAAGCGCATGCGGCCGAGTGGTACGAGGATCGCGGGCTGATCGACCAGACGTTCGATGCGGGCGACGCGTATCTTGCGACGCGCACCTTCATCGACGTGATGAAGCCGAAGCTCAACGGCATCCGCGCGATGCTGCGTGCGCGCGATCGCGTGTTCCAGCTCACGCGTTCGGAGCTGATGGACATCACCGAGGAATGGGTTCACGCGGCGTTCACGATCGAGCCGAAGGACCTCGCGTACATGGAACGCCTCGTGATGCTGCAGAACCGGCGCGTGTCGAAGCTGCGCACGGTGTAA
- the pdeR gene encoding cyclic di-GMP phosphodiesterase, whose product MDDENDSAVLEAHLGTRSPCWSLGTDSNALELAAVRGLTNVAIALTTGQAAQIRALTGVTSHLVLELALFGDRVSLHLVGRKVDTTLWAGTASAYSDTASVAGDLAHGLAFAEQVVSEVNSLVVILDRNGRVQRFNRLCEEVTGKREVDVIGRSAFELFMSPEQGAQSRSNISGFFASNSSYAVERYINTVNGPRLFQFRNKFVQSGSGADEQFLICSGIDITEERNAQRRLTELANSDVLTGLPNRHAISERIHVALTADRTDMRGQVGILFLDLDNFKRVNDHYGHITGDRLLQDVSAVISGCLPSGATLARLGGDEFLVLFEHGTRPLLEATAQIILERLRTPIHLGLVEVYTSCSIGIAMYPQHGDSLETLIRSADTAMYVAKEEGKHTYRVFSLEMNQKVAKYMWLDTNLRKALEEEQFVLHYQPVVDIATGDVHGVEALIRWQSPDRGLVAPIEFIRFAEESGLIAPLGRWVMRTAAAQAAAWKAKGLDVRIAVNVSARQLQDMNIVDQFASILDGAGQKSSLVDIELTESSFIEDEEAAHELMNQFRQLGAEIHLDDFGTGYSSLSQLSRLPLDSIKLDRSFITGIDRNPRSQALVRSVVSLAKALSFSVIAEGVETHAEAEFLKQINVDHAQGFYFARPMPAQAFEAWLAETRKLRLIA is encoded by the coding sequence ATGGATGACGAAAACGATAGCGCGGTGCTTGAGGCGCATCTCGGTACGCGCAGCCCATGCTGGAGCCTCGGCACCGACAGCAATGCACTCGAACTGGCCGCCGTGCGCGGCCTGACCAATGTCGCGATTGCGCTGACGACCGGGCAGGCCGCGCAGATTCGCGCGCTGACCGGCGTCACGTCGCACCTCGTGCTTGAACTCGCGCTGTTCGGCGATCGGGTCAGCCTGCATCTGGTCGGCAGGAAGGTCGACACGACCCTGTGGGCCGGCACGGCCTCTGCCTATTCCGATACCGCGTCCGTCGCGGGCGATCTCGCGCACGGGCTCGCGTTCGCCGAGCAGGTCGTGTCCGAAGTGAATTCGCTCGTCGTGATCCTCGACCGCAACGGGAGGGTGCAGCGCTTCAACCGTCTGTGCGAGGAGGTGACGGGCAAGCGCGAGGTCGACGTGATCGGCCGTAGCGCGTTCGAACTGTTCATGAGCCCCGAGCAGGGTGCGCAGTCGCGCAGCAACATCAGCGGTTTTTTCGCGAGCAACAGCTCGTACGCGGTCGAGCGCTACATCAACACGGTCAACGGCCCGCGCCTGTTCCAGTTCCGCAACAAGTTCGTGCAGAGCGGCAGCGGTGCCGACGAGCAGTTCCTGATCTGTTCGGGCATCGACATCACCGAGGAACGCAACGCGCAGCGGCGGCTCACCGAACTCGCGAATTCCGACGTGCTGACCGGCTTGCCGAACCGTCATGCAATCAGCGAGCGCATCCATGTCGCGCTGACAGCCGACCGCACCGACATGCGCGGCCAGGTCGGCATCCTGTTCCTCGATCTCGACAACTTCAAGCGCGTCAACGACCACTACGGACACATCACCGGCGACCGCCTGCTGCAGGACGTGTCCGCGGTCATCAGCGGCTGCCTGCCGTCAGGCGCGACGCTCGCGCGGCTCGGCGGCGACGAATTCCTCGTGCTGTTCGAGCACGGCACGCGGCCGCTGCTCGAGGCGACCGCGCAGATCATCCTCGAGCGACTGCGTACGCCGATCCATCTCGGGCTGGTGGAGGTCTACACGAGCTGCTCGATCGGCATCGCGATGTATCCGCAGCACGGCGATTCGCTCGAAACGCTGATCCGCAGCGCCGACACCGCGATGTACGTCGCGAAGGAAGAGGGCAAGCACACGTACCGCGTGTTCTCGCTGGAGATGAACCAGAAGGTCGCGAAGTACATGTGGCTCGACACGAACCTGCGCAAGGCGCTCGAGGAAGAGCAGTTCGTGTTGCATTACCAGCCGGTCGTCGACATCGCCACCGGCGACGTGCACGGCGTCGAGGCGCTGATTCGCTGGCAGTCGCCCGATCGCGGGCTCGTCGCGCCGATCGAGTTCATCCGCTTCGCGGAGGAGTCGGGGTTGATCGCGCCGCTCGGCCGCTGGGTGATGCGCACCGCGGCCGCGCAGGCCGCCGCGTGGAAGGCGAAGGGGCTCGACGTTCGGATCGCGGTGAACGTATCCGCGCGGCAGTTGCAGGACATGAACATCGTCGATCAGTTCGCGTCGATTCTCGACGGCGCGGGGCAGAAGTCGAGCCTGGTCGACATCGAACTCACCGAAAGCAGCTTCATCGAGGATGAAGAAGCGGCGCACGAGCTGATGAATCAGTTCCGCCAGCTGGGCGCGGAGATTCACCTCGACGATTTCGGCACCGGCTATTCGTCGCTGTCGCAACTGTCGCGCCTGCCGCTCGATTCGATCAAGCTCGATCGCAGCTTTATCACGGGCATCGACCGCAACCCGCGCTCGCAGGCGCTGGTGCGCTCGGTCGTGTCGCTCGCGAAGGCGCTGAGTTTCTCGGTGATCGCCGAAGGCGTCGAAACGCACGCGGAAGCCGAGTTCCTGAAGCAGATCAATGTCGACCACGCGCAGGGCTTCTACTTTGCGCGGCCGATGCCGGCCCAGGCCTTCGAGGCCTGGCTCGCGGAAACGAGAAAGCTCAGGCTGATCGCCTGA
- a CDS encoding hydantoinase B/oxoprolinase family protein, with product MTDRHAFPVSSDAARWQFWIDRGGTFTDIVARRPDGTLVTHKLLSENPEQYRDAAVAGIRHLLGLADGEPITPARVDMVKMGTTVATNALLERKGERTALATTRGFRDVLRIAYQNRPRLFDLDIVLPDALYETVVEVDERVGAHGDVVVPLDLQRAEAALRRVFDSGVQALAIVLIHGYRYTAHERALADLARRIGFTQVSVSHEVSPLMKMVSRGDTTVVDAYLSPILRRYVEQVAHEMPGVNLQFMQSSGGLTRADAFQGKDAILSGPAGGIVGMVRAARAAGFDQVIGFDMGGTSTDVSHYNGEFERVFETQVAGVRMRAPMMSIHTVAAGGGSVLGFDGARLRVGPESAGANPGPAAYRRGGPLTVTDCNVMLGKIQPDHFPRVFGPHADEPLDRAGVVAKFAALADAIHAATGRRDTPEALAEGFLDIAIGSMANAIKKISVQRGHDVSRYVLTTFGGAGGQHACGVADALGMTQVFAHPLAGVLSAYGMGLADQTAMRERAVEAVLSDASLPALNATLDRLTDDAVGALLEQGVPPERIATEHRVHLRYQGTDSALDVPAGSVDAMQQAFEAAYRQRYAFLMPGVPLVAELASVEAIGRSDAPVEVAPLAPRDDDATPHAHSAVRFYSGGQWHDAALYVRDTLLAGDAIDGPAIVAEKNGTTVVEPGWRARMTAQGNLVLTRTTPLPTRRSLGTDADPVRLEIFNNLFMSIAEQMGLRLQNTAYSVNIKERLDFSCAIFDGDGNLIANAPHMPVHLGSMGESIRTVIERNRGRMRDGDVFMLNDPYHGGTHLPDVTVITPVFADGSDAPLFYVGSRGHHADIGGTTPGSMPPDSTHIDEEGVLIDNWQLVSAGVLRDADTRALLASGRYPARNVEQNMADLRAQVAANQKGVDELRRMVAQFGRDVVLAFMGHVQDNAEEAVRRVIGALQDGAYRYPLDNGAEIRVAIRVDRAARRAEIDFTGTSAQLDNNFNAPKAVCMAAVLYVFRTLVGDDIPLNAGCLKPLTVIVPARSMLNPEYPAAVVSGNVETSSAITNALYGALGCVASSQGTMNNFTFGNDRYQYYETIAGGSGAGDGFAGVGAVQTHMTNSRLTDPEVLEWRYPVRLDSHRLRAGSGGGGRWRGGDGAVRRIRFLEPMTASILSNNRIHAPFGAAGGEAGALGRNTIERADGTVETLEHIGRAQMAAGDVFVVETPGGGGYGTAV from the coding sequence ATGACTGACCGACACGCTTTCCCCGTTTCCTCCGACGCCGCACGCTGGCAATTCTGGATCGACCGCGGCGGCACGTTCACCGACATCGTCGCGCGCCGGCCCGACGGCACGCTCGTCACGCACAAGCTGCTGTCGGAGAACCCCGAGCAATACCGCGACGCGGCCGTTGCCGGCATCCGCCACCTGCTCGGCCTTGCCGACGGCGAGCCGATCACGCCCGCACGCGTCGACATGGTGAAGATGGGCACGACCGTCGCGACCAACGCGCTGCTCGAGCGCAAGGGCGAACGCACCGCGCTCGCGACCACGCGCGGCTTTCGCGACGTGCTGCGCATCGCGTACCAGAACCGGCCGCGCCTGTTCGATCTCGACATCGTGCTGCCCGATGCGCTGTACGAGACCGTCGTCGAGGTGGACGAGCGGGTCGGCGCGCACGGCGATGTCGTGGTGCCGCTGGATCTGCAGCGCGCGGAAGCGGCGCTGCGCCGCGTGTTCGACTCGGGCGTGCAGGCGTTGGCCATCGTGCTGATCCACGGCTATCGCTACACCGCGCACGAACGCGCACTGGCGGACCTCGCGCGCCGCATCGGCTTCACGCAGGTGTCGGTGTCGCACGAGGTGTCGCCGCTGATGAAGATGGTGTCGCGCGGCGACACGACGGTGGTCGACGCGTACCTGTCGCCGATCCTGCGCCGCTACGTCGAGCAGGTCGCGCACGAGATGCCGGGCGTGAACCTGCAGTTCATGCAGAGCAGCGGCGGGCTGACGCGCGCCGACGCGTTCCAGGGCAAGGACGCGATCCTGTCCGGCCCGGCCGGCGGCATCGTCGGGATGGTGCGCGCCGCGCGCGCGGCCGGCTTCGACCAGGTGATCGGCTTCGACATGGGCGGCACGTCGACCGACGTATCGCACTACAACGGCGAATTCGAGCGCGTGTTCGAGACGCAGGTGGCCGGCGTGCGGATGCGCGCGCCGATGATGAGCATCCATACGGTCGCCGCCGGCGGCGGCTCGGTGCTCGGCTTCGACGGCGCGCGGCTGCGCGTCGGGCCCGAATCGGCCGGCGCGAATCCGGGGCCGGCCGCGTACCGGCGCGGTGGCCCGCTGACGGTGACCGACTGCAACGTGATGCTCGGCAAGATCCAGCCGGACCATTTCCCGCGCGTGTTCGGCCCGCACGCGGACGAACCGCTCGACCGCGCCGGCGTGGTCGCGAAGTTCGCGGCGCTCGCCGACGCGATCCACGCGGCGACCGGGCGGCGCGACACCCCCGAGGCACTGGCCGAAGGTTTCCTGGACATCGCGATCGGCAGCATGGCGAACGCGATCAAGAAGATCTCGGTGCAGCGCGGCCACGACGTGTCGCGCTACGTGCTGACGACCTTCGGCGGCGCGGGTGGCCAGCACGCCTGCGGCGTGGCCGACGCGCTCGGGATGACGCAGGTGTTCGCGCATCCGCTCGCCGGCGTGCTGTCCGCATACGGGATGGGCCTCGCCGACCAGACCGCGATGCGCGAGCGCGCGGTGGAGGCCGTGCTGTCCGATGCGTCGCTGCCGGCGCTGAACGCGACGCTCGACCGGCTGACCGACGACGCGGTCGGCGCGCTGCTCGAACAGGGCGTGCCGCCGGAGCGCATCGCGACCGAGCACCGCGTGCACCTGCGTTACCAGGGCACCGATTCCGCGCTCGACGTGCCGGCCGGCAGCGTCGACGCGATGCAGCAGGCGTTCGAGGCCGCCTACCGGCAGCGCTACGCGTTCCTGATGCCCGGCGTGCCGCTGGTGGCCGAACTGGCATCGGTCGAGGCGATCGGCCGGTCGGATGCGCCGGTCGAGGTCGCGCCGCTCGCGCCGCGCGACGATGACGCGACGCCGCATGCGCACAGCGCCGTGCGCTTCTATTCCGGCGGCCAATGGCATGACGCGGCGCTGTACGTGCGCGACACGCTGCTGGCCGGCGATGCGATCGACGGGCCGGCGATCGTCGCGGAGAAGAACGGCACGACCGTCGTCGAGCCCGGCTGGCGCGCGCGGATGACCGCGCAGGGCAACCTCGTGCTGACGCGCACGACGCCGCTGCCGACGCGCCGTTCGCTCGGCACCGACGCCGATCCGGTGCGGCTCGAGATCTTCAACAACCTGTTCATGTCGATCGCCGAGCAGATGGGGCTGCGGCTGCAGAACACCGCATACTCGGTGAACATCAAGGAACGGCTCGACTTCTCATGCGCGATCTTCGACGGCGACGGCAACCTGATCGCGAACGCGCCGCACATGCCCGTACACCTGGGCTCGATGGGCGAGAGCATCCGCACGGTGATCGAGCGCAATCGCGGCCGCATGCGCGACGGCGACGTGTTCATGCTGAACGATCCGTATCACGGTGGCACGCACCTGCCGGACGTCACCGTCATCACGCCGGTGTTCGCGGACGGTTCGGACGCGCCGCTGTTCTACGTCGGCTCGCGCGGTCACCACGCGGACATCGGCGGCACGACGCCGGGCTCGATGCCGCCCGATTCGACGCACATCGACGAGGAGGGCGTGCTGATCGACAACTGGCAGCTCGTGTCGGCGGGCGTGCTGCGCGATGCCGACACACGCGCGCTGCTGGCCTCCGGCCGCTACCCGGCACGCAACGTCGAGCAGAACATGGCCGACCTGCGCGCGCAGGTCGCCGCGAACCAGAAGGGCGTGGACGAGTTGCGGCGGATGGTGGCGCAGTTCGGCCGCGACGTCGTGCTCGCGTTCATGGGGCACGTGCAGGACAACGCGGAAGAAGCGGTGCGGCGCGTGATCGGCGCGCTGCAGGACGGCGCGTACCGCTATCCGCTCGACAACGGCGCCGAGATTCGCGTCGCAATTCGCGTCGATCGCGCGGCGCGCCGGGCGGAGATCGATTTCACCGGCACGTCCGCGCAGCTCGACAACAACTTCAACGCGCCGAAGGCCGTCTGCATGGCCGCCGTGCTGTACGTGTTCCGCACGCTGGTCGGCGACGACATCCCGCTGAACGCCGGCTGCCTGAAGCCGCTGACGGTGATCGTGCCCGCCCGCTCGATGCTGAACCCCGAGTATCCGGCCGCGGTCGTGTCGGGCAACGTCGAGACGTCATCGGCGATCACCAACGCGCTGTACGGCGCACTCGGCTGCGTCGCGTCGAGCCAGGGAACGATGAACAACTTCACGTTCGGCAACGACCGATACCAGTACTACGAGACCATCGCCGGCGGCAGCGGCGCGGGCGACGGCTTTGCGGGCGTCGGCGCGGTGCAGACGCACATGACGAACTCGCGGCTGACCGACCCGGAAGTGCTCGAATGGCGCTACCCGGTGCGGCTCGACTCGCACCGGTTGCGCGCGGGTTCCGGCGGCGGCGGGCGCTGGCGTGGCGGCGACGGCGCAGTGCGGCGGATCCGGTTCCTCGAGCCGATGACCGCGTCGATCCTGTCGAACAACCGGATCCATGCGCCGTTCGGCGCGGCGGGCGGCGAAGCGGGCGCGCTCGGCCGCAACACGATCGAGCGCGCGGACGGCACGGTCGAGACGCTCGAGCATATCGGCCGCGCGCAGATGGCGGCGGGTGACGTGTTCGTGGTCGAGACGCCGGGCGGCGGCGGATACGGCACGGCAGTCTGA
- a CDS encoding APC family permease: MTGFQKVWQMLVGKPLDPLDPRTRHAIAVTPLLAWVGLGADGLSSSCYGPEEAYLALAHHTPLALFLALATAATVFVIALGYNQVIELFPTGGGGYRVATSLLGAKPGLVSGAALLVDYVLTVATSLASGVDAFFSLLPVSAQAFKLTTEIVLILLMTGLNFRGMRESIMVMLPIFIGFVVLHFGLIVYGVAAHGSNLALIVPDAVHEAHGMSQSLGTFVMLALLMRAFSLGGGTYTGLEAVSNNVNMLADPRVPNGKVTMWYMSTSLAFTAGGIILLYMLWHARPVEGETLNAVVFGSVIDHLGLGSAFARHALLAAVLAFEAGLLMVGAQTGFLDGPAVLSNMASDSWVPRHFRDLSTRLVRQNGIIVVGLSSLLILLWTHGSVDVLVVLYSINVFLTFSMSLLGLCTYWWRHRSEQGWFKHFCLSALGLSVTATVLVITLIEKFTAGGWLTVLVTSAVIALCFMINRHYAYTRMQLAKEDALFSGPPPDVDETAAPGRPDPSQPTAVLLVGKHRGASMHALLWVNRLFPGHFRNVIFLAVGEVDAKAYDGHEHLERLRHTITESLDYYVAHCRRNGIAADYRIAFGTNPVVEFMNLASATLDAYPNAVCFASKLIFRRVNFLTAWLHNQTPVELQARLHVEGRQMVLLPMNVG; the protein is encoded by the coding sequence ATGACCGGATTCCAGAAGGTGTGGCAGATGCTCGTCGGCAAGCCGCTGGACCCGCTCGATCCGCGCACGCGGCACGCGATCGCCGTGACGCCGTTGCTGGCCTGGGTCGGGCTCGGTGCCGACGGTCTGTCGTCGTCGTGCTACGGCCCGGAGGAGGCGTACCTCGCGCTCGCGCACCACACGCCGCTCGCGCTGTTCCTGGCGCTCGCCACCGCGGCCACCGTGTTCGTCATCGCGCTCGGCTACAACCAGGTCATCGAACTGTTCCCGACCGGCGGCGGCGGCTATCGCGTCGCGACGTCGCTGCTCGGGGCGAAGCCCGGCCTCGTGTCGGGCGCGGCGCTGCTGGTCGACTACGTGCTGACCGTCGCGACGTCGCTCGCGAGCGGCGTCGACGCGTTCTTCAGCCTGCTGCCGGTGAGCGCACAGGCATTCAAGCTCACGACCGAGATCGTGCTGATCCTGCTGATGACGGGGCTCAACTTCCGCGGGATGCGCGAATCGATCATGGTGATGCTGCCGATCTTCATCGGCTTCGTCGTGCTGCATTTCGGGCTGATCGTGTACGGCGTCGCGGCGCACGGCAGCAACCTCGCGCTGATCGTGCCCGACGCGGTGCACGAGGCGCACGGGATGTCGCAATCGCTCGGCACGTTCGTGATGCTCGCGTTGCTGATGCGCGCGTTCTCGCTGGGCGGCGGCACCTATACGGGCCTCGAGGCCGTGTCGAACAACGTGAACATGCTCGCCGATCCACGCGTGCCCAACGGCAAGGTGACGATGTGGTACATGTCGACGTCGCTCGCGTTCACGGCCGGCGGCATCATCCTGCTGTACATGCTGTGGCATGCGCGACCGGTCGAAGGCGAGACGCTCAACGCGGTCGTGTTCGGCAGCGTGATCGATCATCTCGGGCTCGGGTCCGCGTTCGCGCGGCACGCGCTGCTCGCGGCCGTGCTCGCGTTCGAGGCCGGGCTGCTGATGGTCGGCGCGCAGACGGGTTTTCTCGACGGGCCGGCCGTGCTGTCGAACATGGCGTCGGATTCGTGGGTGCCGCGCCATTTCCGCGACCTGTCGACGCGCCTCGTGCGGCAGAACGGCATCATCGTCGTCGGCCTGTCGAGCCTCCTGATCCTGTTGTGGACGCACGGCAGCGTCGACGTGCTGGTCGTGCTGTACAGCATCAACGTGTTCCTCACGTTCAGCATGTCGCTGCTCGGGCTGTGCACGTACTGGTGGCGCCATCGCAGCGAGCAGGGCTGGTTCAAGCACTTCTGCCTGTCGGCGCTCGGGCTGAGCGTGACGGCGACCGTGCTCGTCATCACGCTGATCGAGAAGTTCACGGCCGGCGGCTGGCTCACCGTGCTCGTGACGAGCGCGGTGATCGCGCTGTGCTTCATGATCAACCGCCACTACGCGTACACGCGCATGCAGCTCGCGAAGGAAGACGCGCTGTTCTCGGGGCCGCCGCCGGACGTCGACGAGACCGCCGCACCGGGCCGGCCCGATCCGTCGCAGCCGACGGCCGTGCTGCTGGTCGGCAAGCATCGCGGCGCGAGCATGCACGCGCTGCTGTGGGTCAATCGCCTGTTTCCGGGGCACTTCCGCAACGTGATCTTCCTCGCGGTGGGTGAAGTCGACGCGAAGGCATACGACGGGCACGAGCATCTCGAACGGCTGCGTCACACGATCACCGAATCGCTCGACTACTATGTCGCGCATTGCCGCCGCAACGGCATTGCGGCCGACTACCGGATCGCGTTCGGCACGAACCCGGTCGTCGAATTCATGAACCTCGCGTCGGCGACGCTCGACGCGTATCCGAATGCCGTGTGCTTCGCCAGCAAGCTGATCTTCCGGCGCGTGAACTTCCTGACGGCGTGGCTGCACAACCAGACGCCCGTCGAACTGCAGGCGCGACTGCACGTCGAGGGCCGGCAGATGGTGCTGCTGCCGATGAACGTCGGCTAG